Proteins found in one Terriglobia bacterium genomic segment:
- a CDS encoding fused MFS/spermidine synthase codes for QHERLYWRPLFIGGLAASIAWTCFVLFGGVFVALRWQILSYSLTLFASCMVCHGELVRLRPRARHLTSFYLMVAGGGTLGGLLVTVAAPHLFKGFWEYHFGLLATVLLALIVLFRDRKSPLYQGRPLIIWAIWAVICVSWAVLGFMLDHQIWRSWRFQLGLLAVALATLGVLLHERNGRHYQGRPARVWAVWAALCVSWLALGLVLRIHIRQSLESSVETRRNFFGVLRVLELNKVDPAEHRLTLMHGRIEHGFQYQEVGKRYWPTSYYGADSGIGLALRLHPRRLERQDLRIGVVGLGTGTLAAYGQPGDYIRFYEINPEVLQLSDKYFTYRRDSLARIEVVLGDARVTMERERQRGEPQRFDVLAVDAFSSDAIPVHLLTRECFQTYRYHLKEDGILAIHISNRYFDLSPVVRNLIRPGPQQDMQALYIDGLGNASRGTDATDWVLLTANQQFLANPDFQKEVSPWKDPAPPQQLWTDDYSNLFSLLRERKSSSQ; via the coding sequence TTCAGCACGAGCGGCTCTATTGGCGGCCGTTGTTCATCGGCGGCCTGGCGGCATCCATCGCCTGGACATGCTTCGTCCTGTTCGGCGGCGTTTTCGTGGCCCTGCGCTGGCAGATCCTCAGCTATTCCCTCACACTCTTCGCCTCTTGCATGGTATGTCATGGGGAGCTGGTGCGGCTCCGGCCGCGAGCGCGCCATCTCACCTCGTTCTACCTGATGGTCGCGGGTGGCGGCACTCTGGGAGGGCTCCTGGTCACCGTGGCAGCGCCCCACCTGTTCAAGGGATTCTGGGAGTATCACTTCGGGCTGCTCGCTACGGTCCTGCTGGCGCTGATCGTCCTCTTCCGCGATCGCAAGAGCCCCCTGTATCAGGGGCGCCCGCTTATCATATGGGCCATATGGGCCGTGATCTGCGTCTCATGGGCGGTTCTGGGATTCATGCTCGACCACCAGATCTGGCGGTCGTGGAGATTCCAACTCGGGCTGCTCGCCGTTGCGCTGGCGACCCTGGGCGTTCTCCTGCACGAACGCAACGGGCGGCACTACCAGGGCCGTCCGGCGCGGGTGTGGGCGGTGTGGGCCGCGCTGTGCGTCTCATGGCTCGCCCTTGGGCTTGTGCTCCGCATCCACATCCGGCAGTCGCTGGAGAGCAGCGTGGAGACGAGGCGCAACTTTTTCGGCGTTCTGCGTGTGCTGGAGCTGAACAAGGTCGATCCCGCAGAACACCGCCTCACCTTGATGCATGGCCGGATCGAGCACGGCTTCCAGTATCAAGAGGTGGGAAAGCGTTACTGGCCCACTTCCTATTACGGCGCCGACAGCGGCATCGGTCTGGCGCTACGCCTCCATCCGCGCCGGCTTGAGCGGCAAGATCTGCGCATCGGCGTAGTAGGTCTCGGCACGGGCACACTGGCTGCCTACGGTCAGCCGGGGGACTATATCCGCTTTTATGAGATCAACCCGGAGGTGCTGCAGCTTTCGGACAAGTACTTCACCTACCGCAGAGACAGCCTGGCCCGCATCGAAGTGGTGCTCGGGGACGCGCGCGTCACGATGGAAAGGGAGCGCCAGCGGGGAGAACCTCAGCGGTTCGACGTGCTGGCAGTCGATGCCTTCAGCAGCGATGCCATTCCGGTGCACCTGCTAACGCGCGAATGCTTCCAGACCTACCGGTACCATCTGAAAGAGGATGGCATCCTGGCCATACATATAAGCAACCGATATTTCGATCTCAGCCCGGTGGTGCGCAACCTGATCAGGCCTGGGCCGCAACAAGACATGCAGGCCCTCTATATCGACGGCCTGGGCAACGCAAGCCGGGGGACGGACGCCACCGACTGGGTCCTGCTGACCGCCAACCAGCAATTCCTTGCGAATCCCGACTTCCAGAAGGAAGTCTCGCCCTGGAAAGATCCGGCCCCCCCCCAGCAATTATGGACCGACGATTACAGCAACCTTTTCAGTCTCCTGCGCGAAAGAAAAAGCAGCAGCCAATAG
- a CDS encoding glycosyltransferase, translating into MDGPLASIIVVNWNGLKFLDDCLASLEKQTWENREFILVDNASKDGSTERIRAWAGRLPNAQAMYLPENTGFCRANNLAFAKARGEWIAPFNNDAVAVPTWLEELIRHGDVSRRIGMLGSKILFAEPQGVIDKVGHLIYWDGQNRGRGTMEPDVGQYDRDEEILWPDACAALYHRRVFEETGGFDDTFFAFGDDADLGMRARLLGWKAWYVPTALVYHRHSATAGAYSRLKVMLVERNRLLLAIKNFPLRLLLVNPYWTLRRFGWHAYAALHRHGAAARFVSKNGWSSLPLNLGWSYLSAAKLLPEVLRRRAHVQRTRRLSTKEVIDLLRHFQIDLRELTSRD; encoded by the coding sequence ATGGATGGGCCGTTAGCCAGCATCATTGTTGTGAATTGGAACGGTTTGAAGTTTCTCGATGACTGCCTCGCCTCGCTGGAGAAACAGACCTGGGAGAACCGCGAATTTATCCTTGTAGACAACGCCTCCAAGGATGGTTCCACTGAGCGAATTCGCGCCTGGGCAGGACGGCTTCCGAATGCCCAGGCCATGTATCTGCCGGAAAACACGGGGTTCTGCCGGGCCAATAACCTGGCTTTTGCCAAGGCCCGGGGCGAATGGATTGCACCCTTCAACAACGATGCCGTGGCAGTACCCACATGGCTCGAAGAATTGATACGCCACGGCGACGTGTCTCGCCGAATTGGCATGCTGGGCAGCAAGATACTGTTCGCAGAACCTCAAGGGGTGATCGACAAGGTAGGCCACCTGATCTACTGGGATGGACAGAACCGCGGCCGCGGCACCATGGAACCCGATGTCGGCCAATACGACCGCGACGAGGAAATACTCTGGCCTGATGCCTGTGCCGCTCTCTATCACCGACGAGTCTTCGAAGAAACGGGCGGCTTTGATGACACTTTTTTCGCTTTTGGCGACGACGCGGACCTGGGAATGAGAGCACGTCTGTTGGGCTGGAAAGCGTGGTATGTGCCGACAGCGCTGGTCTATCACCGCCATTCGGCAACCGCGGGCGCGTATTCCCGCCTGAAGGTGATGTTGGTCGAGCGCAATCGACTGTTATTGGCGATCAAGAACTTTCCTTTGCGCCTCCTTCTCGTGAATCCTTACTGGACTCTACGTCGTTTTGGCTGGCACGCCTATGCAGCGTTGCACCGACATGGGGCGGCAGCTCGATTCGTGAGCAAGAATGGCTGGAGCAGCCTGCCGCTCAATCTAGGCTGGTCCTATCTCAGCGCCGCGAAACTGCTGCCGGAGGTGCTGCGCCGACGTGCCCATGTTCAACGCACGAGACGGCTTTCCACTAAAGAGGTCATTGATTTGCTCCGCCATTTTCAGATTGATCTCCGCGAGTTGACGTCCCGAGATTAA
- a CDS encoding class I SAM-dependent methyltransferase has protein sequence MIGSHRIEDQKRRQVEYHEKEHYCACQPRLVDNRNPYIEWLNNYRLRKAIQMMRVPLSGKTVLSVCGGDGQEADFFQQYGARVTLVDLSTVALTAARIRNHDLQCACMDTESLTFADRSFDWAIVRDGLHHLARPIKGLYELERVAREGFVILEGQDSLPVRLLCAFGIADNWDPAGGYVYRFSRRELLKVFSSMQTLSEWRIHTAWLPFGSDIVRCFPAFNRFAYPLMNQPSVSRIMNVKSVRYACKTLFHTINSMAGHWGNSLIVVAWKKIH, from the coding sequence ATGATCGGAAGTCATAGAATTGAGGACCAGAAACGCCGTCAAGTCGAATATCACGAAAAAGAACACTATTGTGCCTGCCAGCCCCGGCTGGTCGACAACAGAAACCCATACATCGAATGGCTGAACAATTACCGGCTCCGCAAAGCAATCCAGATGATGCGGGTGCCATTGTCCGGGAAGACCGTGCTCTCGGTTTGCGGCGGAGACGGGCAGGAGGCCGATTTCTTCCAGCAATATGGGGCGAGAGTCACTTTGGTTGATCTGTCGACGGTCGCCTTAACGGCGGCACGAATACGCAACCACGATCTGCAGTGTGCCTGCATGGATACGGAATCGTTGACATTTGCGGACCGCTCTTTCGATTGGGCCATTGTACGAGACGGGTTACATCACCTTGCCCGGCCGATCAAAGGACTGTACGAGTTAGAGCGCGTGGCGCGCGAGGGCTTTGTGATCCTTGAAGGCCAGGACTCGCTGCCTGTCCGATTGCTTTGCGCATTTGGGATTGCGGACAACTGGGATCCCGCAGGCGGATACGTGTATCGCTTCAGCCGCCGCGAACTTCTGAAGGTTTTTTCCAGCATGCAAACCCTCTCCGAGTGGCGCATTCACACGGCCTGGCTGCCATTTGGCAGCGATATTGTAAGATGCTTCCCGGCATTCAATCGATTTGCCTATCCGCTGATGAATCAACCGTCCGTCAGTCGAATCATGAATGTCAAGTCCGTGCGATATGCATGCAAGACCCTCTTTCACACGATCAATTCCATGGCAGGCCATTGGGGAAACTCTCTCATTGTCGTCGCCTGGAAGAAAATTCACTGA
- a CDS encoding glycosyltransferase family 39 protein — MERIPVRQVSALWPLLGILTLTFAVNVPFLNQAFHMDDGIYLLLSQNVRQSPWFPEDEPAYFEGLCTKDLASTEHPWPFTIYLLALSSFISGDVSEMRLHFPFLVFPLAISCSMYFLGRRFTGHPIFATLLVVTMPVLYVMSHTLMTDVPLLALWLSATAVFCSGVDRNRMTLDVAGTVLVTIACFLSYSGFCLIPLLGLYGILKKDRGGVVTILICPILAFSIRLAAGYIHYRRFIPGMLLNSYFLFERVLSPASVFQKSIFTILVLGMVAAVPCLVLAIHRKRLLLICCLLAVPIALILKVPGYDPFQKVLFAMLFCPGIAALCLGIQDLWKALRFLRTKNTSHADDFFLGAWFLGFFVFCSAAYMNGSARYVLPAVPAVVLILLRHMERVLTKKAVLWSCWGGVILSSTLAIAMAVADFQFAAIYRNFTAEFKKVMGGRKSQVWFTGEWGLRAYLERLGGQELGRCDARPLPGDLLVVPTLATPYETLYSDKLRLQSTILIAPSRVAFDIPVVHAESELIFTAGMPFHETSDGLEYSVRFVSRHLDRVLVREVLMPAQGRQWKMQRLSLRDVAGENGSIIFSADVGSSGNADADWLAIAQARISNRGENNEIVLYDFAGHLADARIERVPGFQYQTDQNNPVFPMTVRLAQVPAVKRLAHYNYSPDFPLRLLGAGPAAGFWSSGWGLLPFSFAPPGSVLESISVYEATRAADGFGQTNLSWYLQ, encoded by the coding sequence ATGGAACGGATTCCCGTGCGTCAGGTTTCGGCCCTATGGCCGCTTCTTGGGATCTTAACGCTCACCTTCGCCGTAAATGTGCCTTTTCTCAATCAAGCCTTCCACATGGACGACGGAATCTACCTGCTGCTCTCACAGAACGTCCGTCAATCACCCTGGTTTCCGGAAGATGAGCCCGCCTATTTTGAGGGGCTTTGCACCAAGGACCTTGCATCTACCGAACACCCGTGGCCGTTCACCATCTATCTGTTGGCATTGAGCTCATTCATCAGCGGAGACGTTTCGGAAATGAGGCTGCATTTTCCATTCCTCGTGTTTCCGCTGGCTATCTCATGTTCCATGTATTTTCTTGGACGCCGCTTCACGGGACATCCGATCTTTGCAACACTGCTGGTGGTCACCATGCCAGTCTTGTATGTGATGTCACACACCTTGATGACCGATGTGCCCTTGCTGGCTCTTTGGCTGTCCGCGACCGCAGTCTTCTGCAGCGGCGTCGATAGGAACCGCATGACCCTGGACGTGGCTGGTACGGTCCTCGTTACTATCGCATGCTTTTTATCCTATTCCGGGTTCTGTCTTATTCCGCTGTTGGGTTTGTATGGCATCCTGAAGAAAGACCGCGGAGGTGTCGTAACGATCCTGATCTGTCCGATCCTGGCATTCTCGATCCGGCTTGCCGCCGGATATATACATTACCGCCGTTTCATTCCCGGCATGCTGTTGAACTCCTATTTCCTTTTTGAGCGTGTACTTTCTCCTGCGTCGGTATTTCAGAAGAGCATCTTCACGATCCTGGTTCTAGGCATGGTGGCTGCGGTTCCTTGCCTGGTTCTCGCGATCCATCGGAAAAGACTCCTCCTGATTTGCTGTCTCCTCGCCGTTCCTATCGCGTTGATCCTCAAGGTACCCGGTTATGATCCCTTCCAGAAGGTCCTGTTCGCAATGCTCTTCTGTCCTGGCATCGCAGCCCTGTGCCTCGGGATACAGGACCTCTGGAAAGCGCTCCGTTTTCTGCGCACGAAAAACACATCGCACGCCGACGACTTCTTTCTTGGTGCCTGGTTTCTTGGGTTCTTCGTGTTCTGCAGCGCTGCATATATGAACGGCTCGGCCCGTTATGTGCTTCCGGCGGTCCCGGCGGTGGTCCTGATCCTGCTCCGACACATGGAGCGTGTTCTGACAAAGAAGGCTGTTTTGTGGTCATGCTGGGGCGGTGTGATCCTTTCCTCAACTTTGGCGATCGCAATGGCAGTCGCGGATTTTCAATTTGCCGCGATATACCGCAATTTCACGGCTGAGTTCAAGAAAGTGATGGGTGGTCGAAAAAGCCAAGTATGGTTTACCGGTGAATGGGGACTGCGCGCATATCTCGAGCGGCTCGGAGGTCAGGAACTTGGGAGATGCGATGCAAGGCCGCTGCCTGGCGACCTGCTGGTTGTCCCTACTTTGGCCACCCCATATGAGACGCTGTACAGTGACAAGCTGAGATTGCAGTCCACCATCCTTATTGCGCCGTCACGTGTTGCGTTTGATATTCCGGTGGTTCATGCCGAAAGCGAGCTCATCTTTACCGCGGGCATGCCATTTCACGAGACGAGTGATGGCCTGGAGTATAGTGTCCGATTCGTTTCGCGGCATTTGGACCGGGTTCTCGTCCGGGAGGTTCTGATGCCTGCGCAGGGGCGGCAATGGAAGATGCAGAGACTGTCCCTGCGTGATGTGGCAGGTGAGAATGGGAGCATCATTTTTTCCGCCGATGTAGGCAGCTCCGGAAATGCCGATGCCGACTGGCTTGCGATTGCGCAAGCGCGCATTTCCAACCGGGGGGAGAACAATGAAATCGTCTTGTATGATTTTGCAGGCCACTTGGCCGACGCACGCATCGAGCGTGTTCCGGGATTCCAATATCAGACCGACCAAAACAACCCGGTTTTTCCTATGACGGTACGGCTTGCGCAGGTTCCTGCGGTGAAGCGGCTGGCCCACTATAATTACAGCCCCGATTTTCCCCTCCGCTTGTTGGGTGCGGGACCGGCGGCCGGATTTTGGTCTTCCGGCTGGGGTCTGCTCCCATTTTCATTCGCGCCACCAGGGTCGGTGCTGGAGTCCATTTCAGTGTATGAGGCCACCCGCGCCGCGGATGGCTTTGGCCAGACAAACCTTTCATGGTACCTTCAGTAA